Proteins from one Vespa crabro chromosome 11, iyVesCrab1.2, whole genome shotgun sequence genomic window:
- the LOC124428153 gene encoding uncharacterized protein LOC124428153 isoform X5, giving the protein MFLESNWTWLAERWVNMADLAERVDDLICSFDSTGDTTMDTLSMLIFGWMLFGLVVLCVGKYVYNRFVLNELGTSRTAKDGHVFHGDSVVVTSAAVGAAGAATGAKFLGHQERSSKLSASSVGVASSSKTSTSTGPIGVSGAVLAAANTAASFGGGSSGASSTIAVAPVPPSSSPSSPGYVPPTPPVRKRLTRKTSGALITPARSSRALHLPTATGADAEAVRWVNELIVWLHSDLVILNELLALWVASLNDFTAGSVDEHGVGVEFVRVLPETHPPTLSNIFCECDSKDDVTITCDCEATPALQLKAFRQRGDKLESSHYRVNVNRFRARLNVVCITEKLLIDLKCDGWPEVKISLAQVGTIKKDLDESQLQEVVTEIVVGALRGINVHLNLSQYPTCPRLWREPPTQPGFSFPVHYDSMSGSNSMIHKTSPQHLHTRNATSAAQLQQQQQQQQQQYMPGEKRLLVKVVKATELGGQHPSVEPYCVVELDEPPQKHQTSIKKDTTNPIWDEAFLFDVSHNTTEVLLEVYDRVNKSQKFLGLGIVGVEELLANPSQRQIIPLQGRPYEEDDVTGTLTVEFLFIEGAEVPQIGSKPYKVKETIKPVSPTRTYNPATNLVSSNSLNYNNDPYLTNGNVVDSPYRSGQTNGNKGTLIVHSQQRQAERQVVKVALTENGNWQEISPEHGAKDTSMTSGPESTPNSSNSEERGRTRRKRRDFFGTIKKRLSRSKTRSRSVGPEGDINHEDAHSRSISADRARDPGSAHLSIPGREEHSRRSSLSEASGISGTSTRTYVNEASTLVLETLENGIKKHYLVPLSLAQKSKWRKKGTKLHIFNDHTFIAKHMPGGTVCEICKRTLARRLGKQGYECRDCQMKCHKHCHVKVDTTCPTSTIQSIELTYIKVPEIERKSSIRLC; this is encoded by the exons atgttTTTGGAATCCAATTGGACTTGGTTGGCAGAACGATGGGTCAATATGGCCGACTTGGCCGAGCGGGTGGACGATCTGATATGCAGTTTCGACTCGACTGGTGACACGACCATGGATACATTGTCGATGCTAATATTCGGTTGGATGTTATTCGGTCTCGTGGTATTGTGCGTCGGCAAGTACGTTTACAATCGTTTTGTCCTAAACGAGCTCGGTACCTCTCGCACCGCGAAGGACGGCCATGTCTTTCACGGTGATAGTGTTGTGGTGACGAGTGCTGCTGTAGGTGCTGCTGGTGCCGCCACCGGGGCCAAGTTCCTCGGTCATCAGGAAAGATCAAGCAAATTATCGGCGTCTTCGGTCGGTGTTGCATCGAGCTCGAAAACATCGACTTCGACCGGTCCGATCGGAGTAAGTGGTGCCGTATTAGCTGCCGCTAATACAGCCGCATCTTTCGGGGGAGGTAGCAGTGGCGCTTCTTCGACTATTGCCGTGGCACCCGTTCCACCCTCCTCATCTCCCTCCTCCCCTGGCTACGTCCCACCAACTCCGCCGGTCCGGAAACGACTGACAAGGAAGACTTCCGGTGCTCTTATCACTCCTGCCAGAAGTTCGAGGGCCCTTCATTTGCCTACGGCGACCGGTGCCGACGCTGAAGCCGTTCGTTGGGTCAACGAACTGATCGTCTGGCTGCACTCGGATCTTGTCATCCTCAACGAACTTCTCGCCCTTTGGGTGGCTTCTTTGAACGACTTTACCGCCGGTTCCGTCGACGAG CATGGAGTGGGCGTCGAATTTGTGCGTGTTCTTCCGGAAACACATCCTCCAACTCTGTCAAATATTTTCTGCGAATGCGACTCTAAAGACGATGTG ACCATAACGTGCGACTGCGAGGCAACTCCGGCCCTGCAGTTAAAAGCATTTCGTCAAAGAGGCGACAAGTTGGAATCTAGTCACTATCGTGTCAACGTGAATCGCTTCCGTGCTCGGCTCAACGTCGTTTGCATCACCGAGAAACTTCTAATCGATCTAAAGTGCGACGGATGGCCCGAG GTAAAGATATCCCTGGCACAGGTAGGAACGATAAAGAAGGATTTGGACGAGAGCCAATTACAGGAAGTAGTGACGGAAATTGTGGTTGGTGCTTTGAGAGGTATCAACGTTCATCTTAATCTATCGCAATATCCAACTTGTCCGCGATTATGGAGAGAACCACCTACGCAGCCTGGCTTCTCCTTTCCGGTACATTACGACAGTATG AGCGGTTCGAACTCGATGATACACAAGACATCGCCTCAACATCTTCATACACGTAATGCAACTTCTGCGGCGCAGctgcaacaacaacaacaacaacaacagcaacaatacATGCCTGGTGAAAAGCGTTTGCTCGTAAAGGTTGTAAAGGCAACTGAACTTGGTGGGCAGCATCCATCGGTTGAACCATATTGCGTTGTTGAATTAGACGAACCACCGCAAAAGCATCAAACATCGATCAAAAAGGATACGACCAATCCGATATGGGACGAAGCTTTCTTATT CGATGTCAGTCACAACACGACAGAGGTACTACTGGAAGTTTACGACCGCGTAAATAAGAGCCAAAAATTCTTGGGTCTCGGAATAGTAGGGGTCGAAGAACTTCTGGCAAATCCTAGCCAAAGGCAAATCATACCGTTACAAGGTAGACCTTACGAGGAGGACGATGTAACCGGCACCCTCACCGTAGAG TTTCTCTTCATCGAGGGTGCAGAAGTGCCACAGATCGGATCGAAGCCTTACAAAGTGAAGGAGACAATAAAACCGGTGTCCCCGACTCGTACCTACAATCCAGCGACCAATCTCGTCAGCAGCAATAGTCTTAATTACAACAATG ATCCTTATTTGACGAATGGTAATGTCGTCGATTCGCCATATAGAAGCGGTCAAACGAACGGTAACAAAGGGACTCTGATCGTGCACAGCCAGCAAAGG CAAGCAGAGCGACAAGTAGTAAAG GTAGCTTTGACGGAAAATGGAAATTGGCAAGAAATTTCCCCCGAG CACGGTGCAAAGGATACCAGCATGACGTCAGGACCGGAGAGTACGCCAAATTCCTCTAATTCAGAAG aaagaggaagaacacgaagaaaacgaagagatTTCTTTGGCACGATAAAAAAGCGTTTGAGTCGATCAAAAACGAGAAGTAGATCGGTGGGACCCGAAGGTGACATTAATCACGAGGATGCACATTCAAGGTCAATATCCGCTGACAGGGCACGAGATCCTGGATCAG CACATTTGTCGATACCAGGAAGGGAAGAACATTCAAGGAGATCAAGTTTAAGCGAAGCTTCCGGCATTAGCGGAACTTCTACGAGAACTTACGTCAACGAGGCCTCTACTCTCGTTTTAGAAACTTTAGAGAATGGTATTAAAAA ACATTATTTGGTACCACTTTCGCTCGCACAAAAGAGCAAGTGGAGGAAAAAGGGTACGAAACTTCATATATTCAACGATCACACGTTCATCGCCAAACACATGCCAGG AGGTACAGTCTGCGAAATCTGTAAACGAACGCTTGCTCGAAGATTAGGTAAACAAGGATACGAGTGTAGGGACTGTCAAATGAAATGCCACAAACATTGTCACGTTAAAGTAGACACAACGTGTCCTACGTCCACTATACAGAGCATCGAATT gaccTACATAAAGGTTCCTGAGATTGAAAGGAAGTCGTCGATACGTTTATGCTGA
- the LOC124428153 gene encoding uncharacterized protein LOC124428153 isoform X2 has protein sequence MFLESNWTWLAERWVNMADLAERVDDLICSFDSTGDTTMDTLSMLIFGWMLFGLVVLCVGKYVYNRFVLNELGTSRTAKDGHVFHGDSVVVTSAAVGAAGAATGAKFLGHQERSSKLSASSVGVASSSKTSTSTGPIGVSGAVLAAANTAASFGGGSSGASSTIAVAPVPPSSSPSSPGYVPPTPPVRKRLTRKTSGALITPARSSRALHLPTATGADAEAVRWVNELIVWLHSDLVILNELLALWVASLNDFTAGSVDEHGVGVEFVRVLPETHPPTLSNIFCECDSKDDVTITCDCEATPALQLKAFRQRGDKLESSHYRVNVNRFRARLNVVCITEKLLIDLKCDGWPEVKISLAQVGTIKKDLDESQLQEVVTEIVVGALRGINVHLNLSQYPTCPRLWREPPTQPGFSFPVHYDSMSGSNSMIHKTSPQHLHTRNATSAAQLQQQQQQQQQQYMPGEKRLLVKVVKATELGGQHPSVEPYCVVELDEPPQKHQTSIKKDTTNPIWDEAFLFDVSHNTTEVLLEVYDRVNKSQKFLGLGIVGVEELLANPSQRQIIPLQGRPYEEDDVTGTLTVEFLFIEGAEVPQIGSKPYKVKETIKPVSPTRTYNPATNLVSSNSLNYNNGNSTLILYDNTTLSDGDPYLTNGNVVDSPYRSGQTNGNKGTLIVHSQQRQAERQVVKVALTENGNWQEISPEHGAKDTSMTSGPESTPNSSNSEERGRTRRKRRDFFGTIKKRLSRSKTRSRSVGPEGDINHEDAHSRSISADRARDPGSGREEHSRRSSLSEASGISGTSTRTYVNEASTLVLETLENGIKKHYLVPLSLAQKSKWRKKGTKLHIFNDHTFIAKHMPGGTVCEICKRTLARRLGKQGYECRDCQMKCHKHCHVKVDTTCPTSTIQSIELTYIKVPEIERKSSIRLC, from the exons atgttTTTGGAATCCAATTGGACTTGGTTGGCAGAACGATGGGTCAATATGGCCGACTTGGCCGAGCGGGTGGACGATCTGATATGCAGTTTCGACTCGACTGGTGACACGACCATGGATACATTGTCGATGCTAATATTCGGTTGGATGTTATTCGGTCTCGTGGTATTGTGCGTCGGCAAGTACGTTTACAATCGTTTTGTCCTAAACGAGCTCGGTACCTCTCGCACCGCGAAGGACGGCCATGTCTTTCACGGTGATAGTGTTGTGGTGACGAGTGCTGCTGTAGGTGCTGCTGGTGCCGCCACCGGGGCCAAGTTCCTCGGTCATCAGGAAAGATCAAGCAAATTATCGGCGTCTTCGGTCGGTGTTGCATCGAGCTCGAAAACATCGACTTCGACCGGTCCGATCGGAGTAAGTGGTGCCGTATTAGCTGCCGCTAATACAGCCGCATCTTTCGGGGGAGGTAGCAGTGGCGCTTCTTCGACTATTGCCGTGGCACCCGTTCCACCCTCCTCATCTCCCTCCTCCCCTGGCTACGTCCCACCAACTCCGCCGGTCCGGAAACGACTGACAAGGAAGACTTCCGGTGCTCTTATCACTCCTGCCAGAAGTTCGAGGGCCCTTCATTTGCCTACGGCGACCGGTGCCGACGCTGAAGCCGTTCGTTGGGTCAACGAACTGATCGTCTGGCTGCACTCGGATCTTGTCATCCTCAACGAACTTCTCGCCCTTTGGGTGGCTTCTTTGAACGACTTTACCGCCGGTTCCGTCGACGAG CATGGAGTGGGCGTCGAATTTGTGCGTGTTCTTCCGGAAACACATCCTCCAACTCTGTCAAATATTTTCTGCGAATGCGACTCTAAAGACGATGTG ACCATAACGTGCGACTGCGAGGCAACTCCGGCCCTGCAGTTAAAAGCATTTCGTCAAAGAGGCGACAAGTTGGAATCTAGTCACTATCGTGTCAACGTGAATCGCTTCCGTGCTCGGCTCAACGTCGTTTGCATCACCGAGAAACTTCTAATCGATCTAAAGTGCGACGGATGGCCCGAG GTAAAGATATCCCTGGCACAGGTAGGAACGATAAAGAAGGATTTGGACGAGAGCCAATTACAGGAAGTAGTGACGGAAATTGTGGTTGGTGCTTTGAGAGGTATCAACGTTCATCTTAATCTATCGCAATATCCAACTTGTCCGCGATTATGGAGAGAACCACCTACGCAGCCTGGCTTCTCCTTTCCGGTACATTACGACAGTATG AGCGGTTCGAACTCGATGATACACAAGACATCGCCTCAACATCTTCATACACGTAATGCAACTTCTGCGGCGCAGctgcaacaacaacaacaacaacaacagcaacaatacATGCCTGGTGAAAAGCGTTTGCTCGTAAAGGTTGTAAAGGCAACTGAACTTGGTGGGCAGCATCCATCGGTTGAACCATATTGCGTTGTTGAATTAGACGAACCACCGCAAAAGCATCAAACATCGATCAAAAAGGATACGACCAATCCGATATGGGACGAAGCTTTCTTATT CGATGTCAGTCACAACACGACAGAGGTACTACTGGAAGTTTACGACCGCGTAAATAAGAGCCAAAAATTCTTGGGTCTCGGAATAGTAGGGGTCGAAGAACTTCTGGCAAATCCTAGCCAAAGGCAAATCATACCGTTACAAGGTAGACCTTACGAGGAGGACGATGTAACCGGCACCCTCACCGTAGAG TTTCTCTTCATCGAGGGTGCAGAAGTGCCACAGATCGGATCGAAGCCTTACAAAGTGAAGGAGACAATAAAACCGGTGTCCCCGACTCGTACCTACAATCCAGCGACCAATCTCGTCAGCAGCAATAGTCTTAATTACAACAATGGTAACAGCACTCTTATCTTGTACGACAATACCACTCTGTCAGACGGGG ATCCTTATTTGACGAATGGTAATGTCGTCGATTCGCCATATAGAAGCGGTCAAACGAACGGTAACAAAGGGACTCTGATCGTGCACAGCCAGCAAAGG CAAGCAGAGCGACAAGTAGTAAAG GTAGCTTTGACGGAAAATGGAAATTGGCAAGAAATTTCCCCCGAG CACGGTGCAAAGGATACCAGCATGACGTCAGGACCGGAGAGTACGCCAAATTCCTCTAATTCAGAAG aaagaggaagaacacgaagaaaacgaagagatTTCTTTGGCACGATAAAAAAGCGTTTGAGTCGATCAAAAACGAGAAGTAGATCGGTGGGACCCGAAGGTGACATTAATCACGAGGATGCACATTCAAGGTCAATATCCGCTGACAGGGCACGAGATCCTGGATCAG GAAGGGAAGAACATTCAAGGAGATCAAGTTTAAGCGAAGCTTCCGGCATTAGCGGAACTTCTACGAGAACTTACGTCAACGAGGCCTCTACTCTCGTTTTAGAAACTTTAGAGAATGGTATTAAAAA ACATTATTTGGTACCACTTTCGCTCGCACAAAAGAGCAAGTGGAGGAAAAAGGGTACGAAACTTCATATATTCAACGATCACACGTTCATCGCCAAACACATGCCAGG AGGTACAGTCTGCGAAATCTGTAAACGAACGCTTGCTCGAAGATTAGGTAAACAAGGATACGAGTGTAGGGACTGTCAAATGAAATGCCACAAACATTGTCACGTTAAAGTAGACACAACGTGTCCTACGTCCACTATACAGAGCATCGAATT gaccTACATAAAGGTTCCTGAGATTGAAAGGAAGTCGTCGATACGTTTATGCTGA
- the LOC124428153 gene encoding uncharacterized protein LOC124428153 isoform X8, translated as MFLESNWTWLAERWVNMADLAERVDDLICSFDSTGDTTMDTLSMLIFGWMLFGLVVLCVGKYVYNRFVLNELGTSRTAKDGHVFHGDSVVVTSAAVGAAGAATGAKFLGHQERSSKLSASSVGVASSSKTSTSTGPIGVSGAVLAAANTAASFGGGSSGASSTIAVAPVPPSSSPSSPGYVPPTPPVRKRLTRKTSGALITPARSSRALHLPTATGADAEAVRWVNELIVWLHSDLVILNELLALWVASLNDFTAGSVDEHGVGVEFVRVLPETHPPTLSNIFCECDSKDDVTITCDCEATPALQLKAFRQRGDKLESSHYRVNVNRFRARLNVVCITEKLLIDLKCDGWPEVKISLAQVGTIKKDLDESQLQEVVTEIVVGALRGINVHLNLSQYPTCPRLWREPPTQPGFSFPVHYDSMSGSNSMIHKTSPQHLHTRNATSAAQLQQQQQQQQQQYMPGEKRLLVKVVKATELGGQHPSVEPYCVVELDEPPQKHQTSIKKDTTNPIWDEAFLFDVSHNTTEVLLEVYDRVNKSQKFLGLGIVGVEELLANPSQRQIIPLQGRPYEEDDVTGTLTVEFLFIEGAEVPQIGSKPYKVKETIKPVSPTRTYNPATNLVSSNSLNYNNDPYLTNGNVVDSPYRSGQTNGNKGTLIVHSQQRHGAKDTSMTSGPESTPNSSNSEERGRTRRKRRDFFGTIKKRLSRSKTRSRSVGPEGDINHEDAHSRSISADRARDPGSAHLSIPGREEHSRRSSLSEASGISGTSTRTYVNEASTLVLETLENGIKKHYLVPLSLAQKSKWRKKGTKLHIFNDHTFIAKHMPGGTVCEICKRTLARRLGKQGYECRDCQMKCHKHCHVKVDTTCPTSTIQSIELTYIKVPEIERKSSIRLC; from the exons atgttTTTGGAATCCAATTGGACTTGGTTGGCAGAACGATGGGTCAATATGGCCGACTTGGCCGAGCGGGTGGACGATCTGATATGCAGTTTCGACTCGACTGGTGACACGACCATGGATACATTGTCGATGCTAATATTCGGTTGGATGTTATTCGGTCTCGTGGTATTGTGCGTCGGCAAGTACGTTTACAATCGTTTTGTCCTAAACGAGCTCGGTACCTCTCGCACCGCGAAGGACGGCCATGTCTTTCACGGTGATAGTGTTGTGGTGACGAGTGCTGCTGTAGGTGCTGCTGGTGCCGCCACCGGGGCCAAGTTCCTCGGTCATCAGGAAAGATCAAGCAAATTATCGGCGTCTTCGGTCGGTGTTGCATCGAGCTCGAAAACATCGACTTCGACCGGTCCGATCGGAGTAAGTGGTGCCGTATTAGCTGCCGCTAATACAGCCGCATCTTTCGGGGGAGGTAGCAGTGGCGCTTCTTCGACTATTGCCGTGGCACCCGTTCCACCCTCCTCATCTCCCTCCTCCCCTGGCTACGTCCCACCAACTCCGCCGGTCCGGAAACGACTGACAAGGAAGACTTCCGGTGCTCTTATCACTCCTGCCAGAAGTTCGAGGGCCCTTCATTTGCCTACGGCGACCGGTGCCGACGCTGAAGCCGTTCGTTGGGTCAACGAACTGATCGTCTGGCTGCACTCGGATCTTGTCATCCTCAACGAACTTCTCGCCCTTTGGGTGGCTTCTTTGAACGACTTTACCGCCGGTTCCGTCGACGAG CATGGAGTGGGCGTCGAATTTGTGCGTGTTCTTCCGGAAACACATCCTCCAACTCTGTCAAATATTTTCTGCGAATGCGACTCTAAAGACGATGTG ACCATAACGTGCGACTGCGAGGCAACTCCGGCCCTGCAGTTAAAAGCATTTCGTCAAAGAGGCGACAAGTTGGAATCTAGTCACTATCGTGTCAACGTGAATCGCTTCCGTGCTCGGCTCAACGTCGTTTGCATCACCGAGAAACTTCTAATCGATCTAAAGTGCGACGGATGGCCCGAG GTAAAGATATCCCTGGCACAGGTAGGAACGATAAAGAAGGATTTGGACGAGAGCCAATTACAGGAAGTAGTGACGGAAATTGTGGTTGGTGCTTTGAGAGGTATCAACGTTCATCTTAATCTATCGCAATATCCAACTTGTCCGCGATTATGGAGAGAACCACCTACGCAGCCTGGCTTCTCCTTTCCGGTACATTACGACAGTATG AGCGGTTCGAACTCGATGATACACAAGACATCGCCTCAACATCTTCATACACGTAATGCAACTTCTGCGGCGCAGctgcaacaacaacaacaacaacaacagcaacaatacATGCCTGGTGAAAAGCGTTTGCTCGTAAAGGTTGTAAAGGCAACTGAACTTGGTGGGCAGCATCCATCGGTTGAACCATATTGCGTTGTTGAATTAGACGAACCACCGCAAAAGCATCAAACATCGATCAAAAAGGATACGACCAATCCGATATGGGACGAAGCTTTCTTATT CGATGTCAGTCACAACACGACAGAGGTACTACTGGAAGTTTACGACCGCGTAAATAAGAGCCAAAAATTCTTGGGTCTCGGAATAGTAGGGGTCGAAGAACTTCTGGCAAATCCTAGCCAAAGGCAAATCATACCGTTACAAGGTAGACCTTACGAGGAGGACGATGTAACCGGCACCCTCACCGTAGAG TTTCTCTTCATCGAGGGTGCAGAAGTGCCACAGATCGGATCGAAGCCTTACAAAGTGAAGGAGACAATAAAACCGGTGTCCCCGACTCGTACCTACAATCCAGCGACCAATCTCGTCAGCAGCAATAGTCTTAATTACAACAATG ATCCTTATTTGACGAATGGTAATGTCGTCGATTCGCCATATAGAAGCGGTCAAACGAACGGTAACAAAGGGACTCTGATCGTGCACAGCCAGCAAAGG CACGGTGCAAAGGATACCAGCATGACGTCAGGACCGGAGAGTACGCCAAATTCCTCTAATTCAGAAG aaagaggaagaacacgaagaaaacgaagagatTTCTTTGGCACGATAAAAAAGCGTTTGAGTCGATCAAAAACGAGAAGTAGATCGGTGGGACCCGAAGGTGACATTAATCACGAGGATGCACATTCAAGGTCAATATCCGCTGACAGGGCACGAGATCCTGGATCAG CACATTTGTCGATACCAGGAAGGGAAGAACATTCAAGGAGATCAAGTTTAAGCGAAGCTTCCGGCATTAGCGGAACTTCTACGAGAACTTACGTCAACGAGGCCTCTACTCTCGTTTTAGAAACTTTAGAGAATGGTATTAAAAA ACATTATTTGGTACCACTTTCGCTCGCACAAAAGAGCAAGTGGAGGAAAAAGGGTACGAAACTTCATATATTCAACGATCACACGTTCATCGCCAAACACATGCCAGG AGGTACAGTCTGCGAAATCTGTAAACGAACGCTTGCTCGAAGATTAGGTAAACAAGGATACGAGTGTAGGGACTGTCAAATGAAATGCCACAAACATTGTCACGTTAAAGTAGACACAACGTGTCCTACGTCCACTATACAGAGCATCGAATT gaccTACATAAAGGTTCCTGAGATTGAAAGGAAGTCGTCGATACGTTTATGCTGA
- the LOC124428153 gene encoding uncharacterized protein LOC124428153 isoform X3, whose amino-acid sequence MFLESNWTWLAERWVNMADLAERVDDLICSFDSTGDTTMDTLSMLIFGWMLFGLVVLCVGKYVYNRFVLNELGTSRTAKDGHVFHGDSVVVTSAAVGAAGAATGAKFLGHQERSSKLSASSVGVASSSKTSTSTGPIGVSGAVLAAANTAASFGGGSSGASSTIAVAPVPPSSSPSSPGYVPPTPPVRKRLTRKTSGALITPARSSRALHLPTATGADAEAVRWVNELIVWLHSDLVILNELLALWVASLNDFTAGSVDEHGVGVEFVRVLPETHPPTLSNIFCECDSKDDVTITCDCEATPALQLKAFRQRGDKLESSHYRVNVNRFRARLNVVCITEKLLIDLKCDGWPEVKISLAQVGTIKKDLDESQLQEVVTEIVVGALRGINVHLNLSQYPTCPRLWREPPTQPGFSFPVHYDSMSGSNSMIHKTSPQHLHTRNATSAAQLQQQQQQQQQQYMPGEKRLLVKVVKATELGGQHPSVEPYCVVELDEPPQKHQTSIKKDTTNPIWDEAFLFDVSHNTTEVLLEVYDRVNKSQKFLGLGIVGVEELLANPSQRQIIPLQGRPYEEDDVTGTLTVEFLFIEGAEVPQIGSKPYKVKETIKPVSPTRTYNPATNLVSSNSLNYNNGNSTLILYDNTTLSDGDPYLTNGNVVDSPYRSGQTNGNKGTLIVHSQQRQAERQVVKVALTENGNWQEISPEHGAKDTSMTSGPESTPNSSNSEERGRTRRKRRDFFGTIKKRLSRSKTRSRSVGPEGDINHEDAHSRSISADRARDPGSAHLSIPGREEHSRRSSLSEASGISGTSTRTYVNEASTLVLETLENGIKKHYLVPLSLAQKSKWRKKGTKLHIFNDHTFIAKHMPGGTVCEICKRTLARRLGKQGYECRDCQMKCHKHCHVKVDTTCPTSTIQSIELSLLPVLSE is encoded by the exons atgttTTTGGAATCCAATTGGACTTGGTTGGCAGAACGATGGGTCAATATGGCCGACTTGGCCGAGCGGGTGGACGATCTGATATGCAGTTTCGACTCGACTGGTGACACGACCATGGATACATTGTCGATGCTAATATTCGGTTGGATGTTATTCGGTCTCGTGGTATTGTGCGTCGGCAAGTACGTTTACAATCGTTTTGTCCTAAACGAGCTCGGTACCTCTCGCACCGCGAAGGACGGCCATGTCTTTCACGGTGATAGTGTTGTGGTGACGAGTGCTGCTGTAGGTGCTGCTGGTGCCGCCACCGGGGCCAAGTTCCTCGGTCATCAGGAAAGATCAAGCAAATTATCGGCGTCTTCGGTCGGTGTTGCATCGAGCTCGAAAACATCGACTTCGACCGGTCCGATCGGAGTAAGTGGTGCCGTATTAGCTGCCGCTAATACAGCCGCATCTTTCGGGGGAGGTAGCAGTGGCGCTTCTTCGACTATTGCCGTGGCACCCGTTCCACCCTCCTCATCTCCCTCCTCCCCTGGCTACGTCCCACCAACTCCGCCGGTCCGGAAACGACTGACAAGGAAGACTTCCGGTGCTCTTATCACTCCTGCCAGAAGTTCGAGGGCCCTTCATTTGCCTACGGCGACCGGTGCCGACGCTGAAGCCGTTCGTTGGGTCAACGAACTGATCGTCTGGCTGCACTCGGATCTTGTCATCCTCAACGAACTTCTCGCCCTTTGGGTGGCTTCTTTGAACGACTTTACCGCCGGTTCCGTCGACGAG CATGGAGTGGGCGTCGAATTTGTGCGTGTTCTTCCGGAAACACATCCTCCAACTCTGTCAAATATTTTCTGCGAATGCGACTCTAAAGACGATGTG ACCATAACGTGCGACTGCGAGGCAACTCCGGCCCTGCAGTTAAAAGCATTTCGTCAAAGAGGCGACAAGTTGGAATCTAGTCACTATCGTGTCAACGTGAATCGCTTCCGTGCTCGGCTCAACGTCGTTTGCATCACCGAGAAACTTCTAATCGATCTAAAGTGCGACGGATGGCCCGAG GTAAAGATATCCCTGGCACAGGTAGGAACGATAAAGAAGGATTTGGACGAGAGCCAATTACAGGAAGTAGTGACGGAAATTGTGGTTGGTGCTTTGAGAGGTATCAACGTTCATCTTAATCTATCGCAATATCCAACTTGTCCGCGATTATGGAGAGAACCACCTACGCAGCCTGGCTTCTCCTTTCCGGTACATTACGACAGTATG AGCGGTTCGAACTCGATGATACACAAGACATCGCCTCAACATCTTCATACACGTAATGCAACTTCTGCGGCGCAGctgcaacaacaacaacaacaacaacagcaacaatacATGCCTGGTGAAAAGCGTTTGCTCGTAAAGGTTGTAAAGGCAACTGAACTTGGTGGGCAGCATCCATCGGTTGAACCATATTGCGTTGTTGAATTAGACGAACCACCGCAAAAGCATCAAACATCGATCAAAAAGGATACGACCAATCCGATATGGGACGAAGCTTTCTTATT CGATGTCAGTCACAACACGACAGAGGTACTACTGGAAGTTTACGACCGCGTAAATAAGAGCCAAAAATTCTTGGGTCTCGGAATAGTAGGGGTCGAAGAACTTCTGGCAAATCCTAGCCAAAGGCAAATCATACCGTTACAAGGTAGACCTTACGAGGAGGACGATGTAACCGGCACCCTCACCGTAGAG TTTCTCTTCATCGAGGGTGCAGAAGTGCCACAGATCGGATCGAAGCCTTACAAAGTGAAGGAGACAATAAAACCGGTGTCCCCGACTCGTACCTACAATCCAGCGACCAATCTCGTCAGCAGCAATAGTCTTAATTACAACAATGGTAACAGCACTCTTATCTTGTACGACAATACCACTCTGTCAGACGGGG ATCCTTATTTGACGAATGGTAATGTCGTCGATTCGCCATATAGAAGCGGTCAAACGAACGGTAACAAAGGGACTCTGATCGTGCACAGCCAGCAAAGG CAAGCAGAGCGACAAGTAGTAAAG GTAGCTTTGACGGAAAATGGAAATTGGCAAGAAATTTCCCCCGAG CACGGTGCAAAGGATACCAGCATGACGTCAGGACCGGAGAGTACGCCAAATTCCTCTAATTCAGAAG aaagaggaagaacacgaagaaaacgaagagatTTCTTTGGCACGATAAAAAAGCGTTTGAGTCGATCAAAAACGAGAAGTAGATCGGTGGGACCCGAAGGTGACATTAATCACGAGGATGCACATTCAAGGTCAATATCCGCTGACAGGGCACGAGATCCTGGATCAG CACATTTGTCGATACCAGGAAGGGAAGAACATTCAAGGAGATCAAGTTTAAGCGAAGCTTCCGGCATTAGCGGAACTTCTACGAGAACTTACGTCAACGAGGCCTCTACTCTCGTTTTAGAAACTTTAGAGAATGGTATTAAAAA ACATTATTTGGTACCACTTTCGCTCGCACAAAAGAGCAAGTGGAGGAAAAAGGGTACGAAACTTCATATATTCAACGATCACACGTTCATCGCCAAACACATGCCAGG AGGTACAGTCTGCGAAATCTGTAAACGAACGCTTGCTCGAAGATTAGGTAAACAAGGATACGAGTGTAGGGACTGTCAAATGAAATGCCACAAACATTGTCACGTTAAAGTAGACACAACGTGTCCTACGTCCACTATACAGAGCATCGAATT GTCCCTACTGCCGGTACTGAGCGAATAA